The Sporomusa termitida genome has a window encoding:
- a CDS encoding MOSC domain-containing protein — translation MTKVLAINSSKEKGQPKQAVAKGYFALNWGLQGDAHAGDWHRQVSLLGNESIDKIRRLGLDNLATGSFAENITTAGIVLFTLPVGSRLRVGETVLEVTQIGKECHKGCAIREKTGDCVMPREGIFARVITPGWIKPGDEIVRLD, via the coding sequence ATGACGAAAGTACTGGCAATAAATAGCAGTAAGGAAAAAGGCCAGCCCAAGCAAGCGGTGGCGAAAGGCTACTTTGCGCTGAACTGGGGGCTGCAGGGCGATGCCCACGCCGGCGACTGGCACCGGCAGGTAAGCCTGCTTGGCAATGAAAGTATTGATAAAATCAGAAGACTGGGCCTTGACAATCTGGCCACAGGCAGCTTTGCCGAAAACATTACCACCGCCGGCATCGTTTTATTTACGCTCCCGGTCGGCAGCCGGCTCAGGGTAGGCGAAACCGTGCTGGAGGTGACACAAATTGGTAAAGAGTGCCATAAGGGTTGTGCCATCCGGGAAAAAACAGGCGATTGTGTCATGCCCCGGGAAGGGATTTTTGCCAGGGTAATTACCCCGGGCTGGATAAAACCGGGGGATGAAATAGTGAGGCTCGACTAA
- a CDS encoding DMT family transporter gives MKAKNAGLLQIHVAVFLFGLSGLFGKLVTLPAGLIVFGRVVFASIFLILLLVYLRQNIKLNQQRHYVYLAVMGMLLAVHWVTFFLSIQVATVAIGLLTFSTFPVFVTFLEPYFFKEKIRLADIIAALLTLGGVILVIPEFQLNNSVTQGVVWGITSGFTYAVLSLLNRNFAAEYSSLVIAFYEQAAAAILLFPFVFLRPQPVVQVNDILLLLLLGVVFTGVSHSLFISGLKRIKTQTAGIISSLEPVYGIIFAVMLLQEIPTLREILGGLIILGTVVYKSIDAGASSL, from the coding sequence ATGAAAGCAAAGAACGCAGGCTTATTACAGATTCACGTAGCAGTTTTTTTATTTGGGTTATCAGGCTTATTTGGGAAATTGGTGACTTTGCCGGCCGGCCTCATTGTTTTTGGCAGGGTGGTTTTTGCCAGTATATTTCTAATATTGCTGCTGGTTTATCTCCGGCAAAACATCAAGCTGAACCAGCAGCGGCATTATGTTTATCTGGCCGTTATGGGCATGCTTTTGGCAGTCCACTGGGTGACTTTTTTTCTATCGATTCAGGTAGCCACTGTTGCTATCGGGTTGCTTACATTTTCCACATTTCCTGTTTTTGTAACCTTTCTGGAACCATATTTTTTTAAAGAAAAAATCAGGCTTGCCGATATAATTGCTGCTTTACTTACACTCGGTGGTGTTATCCTGGTGATCCCGGAATTTCAATTAAATAATAGTGTAACCCAGGGTGTTGTCTGGGGAATAACCTCCGGTTTCACGTATGCGGTATTGTCGCTGCTTAACCGGAATTTTGCCGCTGAATACTCAAGCTTGGTCATTGCCTTCTATGAGCAAGCGGCGGCGGCCATCCTGCTCTTTCCGTTTGTCTTCCTCCGCCCGCAGCCGGTGGTGCAGGTTAATGATATACTTTTGCTGCTGCTGTTAGGTGTCGTTTTTACAGGTGTTTCTCATTCCCTGTTTATTAGTGGCCTGAAAAGGATTAAAACCCAGACTGCCGGTATTATCTCCAGCCTTGAGCCGGTATATGGCATCATTTTTGCGGTTATGTTACTGCAAGAGATACCAACACTACGAGAAATTCTCGGCGGCCTGATTATTCTCGGTACGGTTGTATACAAGTCCATAGACGCAGGGGCCTCGTCTCTTTGA
- a CDS encoding L-lactate dehydrogenase — protein sequence MNCAKNKLAIVGVGHVGSAVLNCALSFNLAADIALIDIIEKKAIGEALDASHGTPFTYSPNVHIHAGGYEECKDAKVIIVAAGPSILPGEKTDRLLLADRNVQVIKDVMTAITQYTKDAIIIIITNPLDITLYCAQNLFGYPRHKVFGTGTTLETARLRRILANKYAVDPKNVHGYMLGEHGNSAFPAWSLVNVAGIPSDRLDEYFQPAEPLDREKTAAEVVSVAYDVLNFKGCTNSGIAMVACRLARSVLFNEGSIFPVSTTLKGDYGLSQVALSLPCQITATGVTRRLNVPLPAAEKEKLHKSAASISQVLRSVGLVG from the coding sequence ATGAATTGTGCAAAGAACAAGCTGGCAATTGTTGGTGTGGGCCACGTGGGCTCAGCGGTATTGAACTGCGCTTTGTCTTTTAACCTGGCAGCAGACATTGCGCTTATCGATATCATTGAAAAAAAGGCAATTGGTGAAGCCCTGGATGCCAGCCACGGCACCCCGTTTACCTATAGCCCGAACGTACATATTCATGCTGGCGGCTATGAAGAATGCAAGGATGCCAAGGTGATTATTGTCGCCGCCGGTCCCAGCATTCTGCCGGGAGAGAAAACAGACCGCCTGCTGCTGGCCGACAGAAATGTCCAGGTAATCAAAGATGTCATGACCGCGATAACGCAATATACAAAGGATGCCATTATCATTATAATCACTAATCCGCTTGATATAACACTGTATTGCGCCCAGAACCTCTTTGGCTATCCCCGGCATAAAGTGTTCGGCACCGGCACAACTCTGGAAACGGCACGGCTCCGGCGAATTTTAGCCAATAAATACGCTGTGGACCCCAAGAATGTCCATGGCTATATGCTGGGGGAACACGGCAACTCGGCTTTTCCGGCGTGGAGCCTTGTGAATGTGGCCGGAATCCCCAGTGACAGACTGGATGAATATTTTCAGCCGGCTGAGCCGCTGGATCGGGAGAAAACAGCGGCGGAGGTTGTGAGTGTGGCTTATGATGTCCTTAATTTTAAAGGCTGCACAAACTCCGGGATCGCCATGGTTGCCTGCCGGCTGGCCCGGTCAGTGCTCTTTAATGAAGGCAGTATTTTTCCTGTATCGACAACCCTAAAGGGAGACTATGGGCTGAGTCAGGTTGCCTTAAGCCTTCCCTGCCAGATTACTGCCACCGGTGTAACCAGAAGGCTCAACGTTCCTCTGCCGGCGGCTGAAAAAGAAAAGCTGCATAAGAGTGCGGCCAGCATCTCCCAGGTATTGCGCTCTGTAGGGTTAGTCGGCTAA
- the moaC gene encoding cyclic pyranopterin monophosphate synthase MoaC has protein sequence MMMDFTHFNTAGYARMVDVSEKTDTVRIATAQAVVRMQPATLQTIRNGGIKKGDVLAVAQVAGIMGAKQTAGFIPMCHPLMLTSVDISFAINEPDASITICCQVKTTGKTGVEMEAISGASIAAMTVYDMTKAIDRWMEISDIRLLEKSGGKSGHVKREQLGEGIPCIKQQF, from the coding sequence ATGATGATGGATTTTACCCATTTTAATACGGCTGGTTATGCCCGGATGGTGGATGTCAGTGAAAAAACAGATACTGTACGCATCGCCACCGCCCAGGCGGTTGTCCGCATGCAGCCTGCTACCCTGCAGACGATCCGAAACGGCGGCATCAAAAAAGGGGATGTTCTGGCGGTTGCCCAGGTTGCCGGCATCATGGGGGCCAAGCAGACTGCCGGTTTTATTCCCATGTGCCATCCTTTGATGCTCACGTCGGTAGATATCAGCTTTGCCATCAATGAACCGGACGCCAGCATCACCATTTGCTGCCAGGTAAAAACAACCGGGAAGACCGGCGTGGAGATGGAGGCTATCAGCGGCGCCTCGATTGCGGCCATGACGGTGTATGATATGACCAAGGCGATTGACCGCTGGATGGAAATCAGCGATATCCGGCTATTGGAAAAAAGCGGCGGGAAGAGCGGCCATGTCAAACGGGAACAGTTGGGAGAGGGGATACCATGTATAAAACAGCAATTCTGA
- a CDS encoding [FeFe] hydrogenase, group A produces the protein MKGFQARELVRVIEIDRKICKGCDFCKAFCPAEAIDGKYGTAHTIDKTRCVACGQCLVHCPFGAPRDMVDGVDKVIEKLETKQLTVVGTIAPAVRVAIGEEFGMEPGSLVTAKLYGALKQAGFKILDTNFTADQTILEEGLELIGKIRHYALGEPAGQPVGPLPQFTSCCPAWIRYAELYYPELIPHLSSVKSPMMIAGALAKTYGAKEVWQVQPEELFMVGIMPCTAKKFEASRPEFTSAAAYWNRHGKAGRYPDVDAVLTTRDLARLFKKLSIDFANVPEFTDQDNPFVQYSGAGVLFGNTGGVMEAALRTAYFVITGGELAVPEFKQVRGLAGVKEAGATMKDAKTGRDVTLKVAVAHGLKENAKPLLEQVRAGRSPYHFIEIMNCPGGCVNGGGQPVNPMDSLWLGKARAMLSLA, from the coding sequence ATGAAAGGATTTCAAGCCCGGGAATTAGTCCGGGTGATCGAAATTGACCGCAAAATTTGTAAAGGCTGTGATTTCTGTAAAGCATTTTGTCCGGCAGAGGCCATTGACGGCAAATACGGGACCGCGCACACCATCGATAAGACCCGGTGTGTGGCCTGCGGTCAGTGTTTAGTCCATTGTCCGTTTGGGGCGCCCAGGGATATGGTTGATGGTGTCGACAAGGTGATTGAAAAGCTGGAGACTAAGCAACTAACGGTTGTGGGTACTATCGCACCTGCTGTCCGGGTTGCCATTGGCGAAGAGTTTGGCATGGAACCGGGTAGTTTAGTTACTGCTAAGCTGTATGGTGCTCTTAAGCAGGCCGGATTTAAGATTCTGGACACCAACTTTACTGCTGATCAGACCATCCTGGAAGAAGGCCTGGAACTCATCGGCAAAATCCGGCATTATGCCCTGGGAGAGCCGGCCGGGCAGCCGGTGGGACCGCTGCCGCAATTTACATCCTGCTGTCCGGCCTGGATTAGATATGCCGAATTGTATTACCCTGAGCTTATCCCCCATTTGTCTTCTGTTAAGTCGCCGATGATGATAGCTGGTGCTTTGGCTAAGACTTATGGCGCAAAAGAAGTGTGGCAGGTACAGCCTGAAGAACTTTTTATGGTGGGGATAATGCCTTGCACTGCCAAAAAATTTGAAGCATCAAGACCAGAGTTTACCAGTGCTGCGGCCTATTGGAACAGGCATGGTAAAGCCGGCCGTTATCCGGATGTGGATGCAGTGCTTACCACCCGGGACCTGGCTCGTCTATTTAAAAAGCTGAGCATCGACTTTGCCAATGTTCCCGAATTTACCGACCAGGATAATCCTTTTGTCCAATATAGTGGTGCGGGCGTGCTGTTCGGCAATACCGGCGGCGTCATGGAGGCTGCTTTACGCACCGCTTATTTTGTTATTACCGGCGGGGAGCTGGCGGTACCTGAGTTTAAGCAGGTGCGGGGGCTCGCTGGCGTGAAAGAAGCCGGAGCGACTATGAAAGATGCTAAAACCGGCAGGGACGTTACCCTTAAAGTGGCGGTTGCCCATGGGCTTAAAGAGAATGCTAAGCCGCTTTTGGAACAGGTCCGGGCCGGCCGGTCACCCTATCATTTTATTGAAATAATGAACTGTCCCGGCGGCTGTGTAAATGGCGGCGGGCAGCCTGTTAATCCGATGGATTCCCTGTGGTTGGGCAAAGCCCGGGCGATGCTATCCCTGGCCTAA
- a CDS encoding molybdopterin-binding protein: protein MQIVRVEEAIGNVLCHDITQIVPGEFKGQAFKKGHIITEQDIPRLLQLGKEHLYVWEVKEGFLHENDAGLRIARAIQGVGLALTEPREGKVSLVAEYDGLFTVNEEFLTSINMIEEIVAATRNNHRPVKKGDIVAGVRVIPLLIEEAKIKTVEAIGQAAAVTAVSPYRACKVGIITTGSEVYHGRIQDKFGPVVKAKVEGYGCEVMQHILVPDDRDQIAQAVRALIADGADLILTTGGMSVDPDDVSPSGIRKAGAEIVTYGAPVLPGSMLMVAYLGQVPVLGLPGCVMYHKTTVFDLLLPLVLTGRQLTRPMIVKLGLGGLCLECEVCQYPACSFGTGA, encoded by the coding sequence ATGCAGATAGTCAGAGTGGAAGAAGCCATCGGCAACGTGCTCTGCCATGACATTACCCAAATAGTGCCTGGTGAATTCAAGGGCCAGGCGTTTAAAAAAGGCCACATCATTACCGAACAGGATATACCCAGGCTTTTGCAGCTGGGGAAGGAGCATTTATATGTATGGGAGGTTAAGGAAGGATTCTTGCATGAAAATGACGCCGGCCTGCGTATTGCCCGGGCAATACAAGGGGTCGGGCTTGCTCTGACTGAGCCCCGGGAGGGTAAAGTCAGTCTTGTAGCCGAGTATGACGGCCTGTTCACGGTAAATGAAGAGTTTTTAACAAGCATCAATATGATTGAGGAGATTGTTGCCGCAACCCGGAACAACCACAGACCGGTAAAAAAAGGGGATATCGTTGCCGGTGTCCGGGTTATTCCTTTGCTGATTGAGGAAGCGAAAATCAAAACAGTGGAAGCGATTGGACAAGCCGCCGCGGTCACGGCCGTTTCCCCATATCGCGCCTGTAAGGTCGGTATTATTACGACCGGCAGCGAGGTTTATCATGGGCGTATTCAGGATAAGTTCGGACCGGTCGTAAAAGCCAAGGTGGAAGGCTACGGCTGTGAAGTAATGCAGCATATCCTTGTGCCTGATGACCGGGACCAAATCGCCCAGGCCGTGAGGGCCTTAATCGCTGACGGGGCTGATTTGATCCTGACAACCGGCGGCATGTCGGTTGACCCGGATGATGTCAGCCCCAGCGGGATCAGGAAGGCCGGTGCGGAAATTGTCACCTATGGCGCGCCTGTATTGCCGGGGTCAATGCTGATGGTGGCGTATTTGGGGCAGGTCCCTGTTCTGGGACTGCCGGGCTGTGTCATGTATCATAAAACGACTGTTTTTGATTTGCTGCTGCCCTTAGTCCTGACCGGCCGGCAGCTTACCAGACCCATGATCGTAAAGCTGGGGCTGGGAGGATTATGTCTGGAATGTGAGGTTTGCCAGTATCCGGCCTGTTCCTTTGGGACTGGTGCATAG
- a CDS encoding radical SAM protein codes for MMRYEGNIYSPHIAGDDYILQCTIGCSHNQCTFCYMYKDKQYRVRELNEILEDIELAKEYYGDVKKVFLADGDALTMPTQDLVTILQYLYAAFPGLAYVGVYASAGSILNKSLSELQKLQKYGLVEAHLGVESGDEEILREIHKGVSCEAMVAAGRKVRQAGINLFITVILGLAGRTPQARAHARNTAHICNQIQPDYIGMLTIIVQPGTELYEKMQSGEFLVPTDREILQEMRLMIENMELANTGITSMHPSNCIYLDKVLPAGKDELLQTLTRVIEGNEINLLRVRDTDRV; via the coding sequence ATGATGCGATATGAAGGAAATATTTACAGCCCCCATATAGCCGGGGATGATTACATCCTGCAGTGTACGATCGGGTGCAGTCATAATCAATGTACATTTTGCTATATGTATAAAGACAAGCAATACCGCGTCCGCGAACTCAATGAGATTCTGGAGGATATTGAGCTTGCGAAAGAGTATTATGGCGATGTGAAAAAGGTATTCCTGGCCGATGGTGATGCCCTGACTATGCCGACTCAAGATTTAGTAACGATTTTGCAATATCTGTATGCTGCCTTTCCCGGGCTTGCCTATGTCGGCGTCTATGCCAGTGCCGGCAGCATACTAAATAAGAGTCTGAGCGAATTGCAGAAACTGCAAAAATATGGCTTAGTTGAGGCGCATCTGGGGGTGGAAAGTGGCGATGAGGAAATTCTGCGGGAGATTCACAAGGGCGTTAGCTGTGAAGCAATGGTGGCGGCCGGGAGAAAGGTCAGGCAGGCCGGGATCAATCTGTTTATTACCGTAATTTTAGGGTTGGCAGGAAGAACTCCGCAAGCGCGGGCGCATGCCCGAAATACGGCGCACATTTGTAATCAGATACAGCCCGATTATATCGGTATGCTGACTATTATTGTACAACCGGGAACTGAACTTTATGAAAAAATGCAGAGCGGGGAGTTCCTAGTGCCGACAGACCGGGAGATTCTGCAGGAAATGCGGTTAATGATTGAGAATATGGAGCTGGCAAACACAGGTATTACTTCCATGCATCCTTCTAATTGTATTTATCTGGATAAGGTGCTGCCGGCGGGTAAAGACGAACTGTTACAAACCCTTACCCGGGTTATTGAGGGTAACGAGATAAACCTGCTTCGTGTCCGTGATACAGACCGGGTATAA
- the mobA gene encoding molybdenum cofactor guanylyltransferase produces the protein MEVSGIILAGGRSSRMGRDKTLLSFNNETLIERTLNKLAGVVDEIIIASNHTAKYNCSGVKEVPDHYPGLGPLAGLHAGLLAAQYQYAFVVSCDMPLFTGELARYLLARRSGYDVIAPAIRQRWEPLCAVYSRSCIGPIEQCLQAGVSQVYQFYPLVRVLKIAEPELQAVGNLEELFYNLNTPGDLTRLDQNGRYVK, from the coding sequence ATGGAGGTAAGTGGTATTATTCTTGCAGGCGGGCGCAGTTCCCGGATGGGGCGGGACAAAACGCTGCTCTCGTTTAATAATGAAACACTGATAGAACGGACGCTAAACAAGCTGGCAGGTGTTGTGGATGAAATTATTATTGCAAGCAATCATACGGCAAAATATAACTGCAGCGGTGTTAAAGAGGTACCTGATCATTATCCGGGCCTGGGGCCGCTGGCCGGCCTGCATGCCGGTCTACTGGCGGCGCAATATCAGTACGCCTTTGTGGTTTCCTGTGATATGCCGCTATTTACAGGCGAGCTGGCCAGATACTTGCTTGCCCGGAGAAGCGGATATGATGTTATAGCGCCGGCAATACGGCAGCGGTGGGAACCCCTGTGTGCCGTATATTCCCGCAGCTGTATCGGCCCTATCGAGCAGTGCTTGCAGGCCGGGGTGAGCCAGGTATATCAATTTTATCCCCTGGTGCGGGTCCTTAAAATTGCCGAACCTGAATTACAGGCGGTCGGAAATCTGGAAGAACTGTTTTACAATCTTAATACACCGGGCGACTTAACCCGGCTTGACCAGAACGGGCGGTATGTAAAATAA
- a CDS encoding flavin reductase family protein: MKKSLGAKVVAMPSPVWIVGTYGDHGRPNIMTVAWGGICCSVPPCIAIAVQQSRLTHSNITKRKAFTVNVPSRHHLAAADYAGIASGKYTDKFAVAGLTPVRSELVDAPYIGEFLLVLECKLLHTVALGGHTQFIGQILDAKADAAVLRDNENPAMASVSPLISSAADRKYYALGECLGQTYHIGLQLVDQEEGKNV, translated from the coding sequence ATGAAAAAGTCGCTGGGAGCAAAAGTGGTGGCCATGCCTTCGCCGGTATGGATCGTGGGAACGTACGGCGATCATGGCCGGCCCAATATTATGACCGTTGCCTGGGGCGGAATATGCTGTTCAGTCCCGCCGTGTATTGCCATAGCTGTGCAGCAGTCACGGTTAACCCATAGCAATATTACCAAACGCAAGGCCTTTACGGTGAATGTCCCCTCCAGGCACCATCTGGCTGCGGCCGATTATGCCGGTATTGCCTCCGGCAAATACACCGATAAGTTTGCCGTTGCCGGTCTCACTCCTGTCAGGAGTGAACTGGTCGATGCGCCTTATATCGGGGAATTTTTGCTGGTGTTGGAGTGTAAGCTGCTGCATACGGTTGCGCTTGGCGGCCATACCCAGTTTATTGGGCAGATCCTGGATGCCAAAGCCGATGCGGCTGTGCTCCGTGATAATGAAAATCCGGCGATGGCGAGTGTTAGCCCGCTTATTAGCAGTGCCGCCGACCGAAAGTATTATGCACTGGGTGAGTGCTTGGGACAGACCTATCACATTGGCTTACAGCTTGTGGATCAAGAAGAAGGGAAGAATGTATAA
- a CDS encoding GNAT family N-acetyltransferase, with amino-acid sequence MSELFFRNTPQLATKRLLLRRLGPEDAEAVFAYASDQEVTKYLSWATHKTIADSRAFINFTLERYCRDEAGDWGIILRATGKLIGTLGFPQVDRKNNQAAIGYVSGRRYWGAGLMPEAVRRILQFAFNELRLNRIECIHALPNEPSGRVMQKAGMTFEGIARERMFAKGRYWDVKQYAILRSDWHQARGIQ; translated from the coding sequence ATGAGTGAACTTTTTTTTCGGAATACACCACAGTTGGCGACCAAGCGGTTGCTGTTGAGAAGGCTTGGTCCTGAAGATGCAGAAGCAGTTTTTGCATATGCCTCAGATCAGGAAGTAACGAAATACCTGTCATGGGCTACCCATAAGACGATAGCAGATTCGCGGGCCTTTATAAATTTTACGTTAGAGCGGTATTGCAGGGATGAGGCCGGGGACTGGGGGATTATTCTGCGGGCAACCGGAAAACTCATTGGTACCCTGGGGTTTCCCCAGGTCGACAGGAAAAATAATCAGGCGGCCATCGGCTATGTGTCGGGGCGCCGCTATTGGGGAGCCGGCCTTATGCCCGAAGCCGTCAGGCGGATACTGCAATTTGCTTTTAATGAGCTGAGGCTTAACCGTATTGAGTGTATTCACGCTTTGCCCAATGAGCCGTCAGGCCGGGTTATGCAAAAGGCGGGTATGACTTTTGAAGGGATTGCCCGTGAGCGAATGTTCGCTAAAGGCAGGTACTGGGATGTTAAACAATACGCCATTCTCCGGTCGGACTGGCACCAGGCAAGAGGAATTCAGTAA
- the glp gene encoding gephyrin-like molybdotransferase Glp, producing the protein MKTSISLEEAQATLLTLVRPVAQGQVPLLAATGRVLGRDIQSGVNLPVFSKSPLDGYALQAKDSEQAKPSQPVTLTVIEEVRAGYVPRNKVMAGTAIKVMTGAPVPEGADEIVKFEDVTREGNSIKLFSPVTPGKNVIRAGEDVIQGETIAPGGMVVTPPLVGLLAAIGVAAVPVFEKVRIAILSTGDELLDPSRDLLPGKIYNSNLHSLGAYCLQLGTAPVDMGIVPDETTAIAARISQALQASDLVITTGGVSVGDYDVVPAALTQLGAELIFWKLDMKPGSPVIAASYNNKLIIGLSGNPAAALITFDLLVVPLIKKMMGLEKQFPLKVSAILTENFNKSSQQRRFLRARVQRDKAMNYVKLTGEQSNGVLKSMIDCNALIDVPAGSGPLLAGQEVSAVVLGHEPGGFL; encoded by the coding sequence ATGAAAACAAGTATTTCCCTGGAAGAAGCGCAGGCAACATTATTAACATTAGTCCGGCCTGTTGCACAGGGCCAGGTACCTTTGCTGGCCGCGACAGGCCGGGTGTTGGGCCGGGATATCCAGTCCGGCGTAAATCTGCCGGTTTTTAGTAAATCGCCTTTGGATGGTTATGCCCTGCAGGCCAAAGACAGTGAACAGGCTAAGCCGTCCCAGCCCGTAACGCTCACCGTAATCGAAGAGGTCCGGGCCGGTTATGTGCCCCGTAATAAGGTCATGGCCGGCACTGCTATAAAGGTGATGACCGGGGCGCCTGTCCCGGAGGGGGCGGACGAGATTGTTAAATTTGAGGATGTAACCAGAGAAGGAAATAGCATTAAGTTATTTAGTCCGGTTACACCGGGTAAAAATGTGATCAGGGCGGGGGAAGATGTAATCCAGGGCGAGACGATTGCCCCCGGCGGTATGGTGGTGACGCCGCCGCTGGTCGGGTTACTGGCGGCCATTGGCGTGGCGGCAGTGCCGGTTTTTGAAAAAGTCAGGATCGCTATTCTCAGTACCGGTGATGAGCTGTTGGACCCGTCCCGGGACTTGCTGCCGGGAAAAATATATAACAGCAATCTCCACAGTTTAGGCGCCTACTGTCTGCAACTGGGAACAGCGCCGGTGGATATGGGCATTGTACCTGATGAAACCACGGCCATTGCTGCGCGAATTTCTCAGGCGCTCCAGGCGTCGGATCTGGTTATCACCACCGGCGGCGTTTCCGTGGGCGATTATGATGTTGTTCCGGCGGCGCTGACGCAGCTGGGGGCTGAACTCATTTTTTGGAAGCTGGATATGAAACCCGGTTCACCGGTTATTGCCGCCAGCTATAATAATAAATTAATTATCGGTCTGTCGGGCAATCCTGCTGCCGCCTTAATCACTTTCGACCTGCTGGTGGTGCCGCTGATCAAGAAAATGATGGGCTTGGAGAAACAGTTTCCCCTTAAAGTTTCGGCCATTCTGACCGAAAACTTTAATAAATCCAGCCAGCAGCGTCGCTTTTTGCGGGCGCGGGTGCAACGCGACAAGGCCATGAATTATGTGAAGCTTACCGGTGAGCAAAGCAACGGGGTGTTAAAATCAATGATTGACTGCAACGCACTGATCGACGTGCCGGCCGGGAGCGGCCCGCTGCTTGCCGGCCAGGAAGTTTCCGCAGTGGTGTTAGGCCATGAGCCGGGAGGTTTCCTGTAA
- a CDS encoding GNAT family N-acetyltransferase, with product MLPSDYEAALDLWQRTPGLGLSEADSAANIDQFLSRNKGLSFVAAAGQELIGTCLCGHDGRRGFLYHLTVHPRYRRQGIGRALAERCLAQLKAAGIAKCHLFVLADNRQGMDFWDRIGFQERADICIYSCNIGL from the coding sequence TTGTTGCCGTCAGATTATGAAGCAGCTCTGGACCTGTGGCAACGGACACCGGGGCTGGGGTTGAGCGAGGCCGATTCCGCTGCGAATATTGACCAGTTTCTAAGCCGGAACAAGGGGCTGAGCTTTGTTGCGGCAGCGGGGCAGGAGCTGATTGGCACCTGTCTGTGCGGCCATGACGGGCGGCGGGGGTTTCTCTATCACCTGACAGTGCATCCCCGCTACCGTCGGCAGGGAATCGGGCGGGCCCTGGCAGAACGGTGTTTAGCGCAGCTTAAAGCAGCCGGTATCGCCAAGTGCCATTTGTTTGTGCTGGCAGATAACCGGCAGGGGATGGACTTCTGGGACCGTATCGGCTTTCAGGAAAGAGCGGATATCTGTATCTATTCATGCAATATTGGCCTCTAA
- the moaA gene encoding GTP 3',8-cyclase MoaA produces the protein MLDSYAREVDYLRVSVTDRCNLRCKYCMPAEGIESLGHTQILALEEIVRLVRVAARVGIRKVRLTGGEPLVRRNITDLVAQIAAIPQITEIALTTNGVLFADLAAELKAAGLTRVNFSLDSLEPDCFHYITSRGNLIDVTGAIAKALALGLAPVKINTVVMKGINDHEILAFVRLAKEMPLHVRFIEFMPVGDLPFYQTDRMVSVSEIKAIIAQQYDLYSGPAVQGNGPAKCYQINGGLGSIGFISAMSDHFCSECNRLRLTADGKLRGCLFGKQEINLKMALQNGASDEKLAHLFSKAIREKPRCHHMSEGWGADNKRKMYQIGG, from the coding sequence ATGCTTGACAGTTATGCCAGAGAGGTCGACTATTTGCGCGTTTCGGTCACGGACAGGTGCAATTTACGCTGTAAGTACTGCATGCCGGCTGAGGGAATAGAAAGTCTTGGGCATACGCAGATACTGGCCCTGGAGGAGATTGTCCGGCTGGTCCGGGTGGCGGCCCGGGTGGGAATTCGCAAGGTAAGGTTAACCGGCGGCGAGCCGCTGGTTCGTAGAAATATCACAGACCTTGTTGCGCAAATCGCGGCGATTCCGCAAATTACCGAGATCGCGCTGACAACAAACGGGGTACTATTTGCGGACCTGGCCGCAGAGCTTAAAGCTGCCGGGCTAACCAGGGTGAATTTCAGTCTGGACAGTCTTGAGCCGGACTGTTTCCACTATATTACCAGCCGGGGGAATTTGATTGATGTGACCGGGGCTATTGCCAAGGCGCTGGCGCTGGGGCTGGCCCCGGTAAAAATAAACACCGTGGTTATGAAAGGGATCAATGACCATGAAATCCTTGCTTTTGTCAGGCTGGCCAAAGAAATGCCGCTCCATGTGCGGTTTATCGAGTTTATGCCGGTCGGGGACCTGCCCTTTTATCAGACGGACCGGATGGTAAGTGTTAGTGAGATCAAAGCAATTATTGCCCAGCAGTATGATTTATACAGCGGCCCGGCCGTACAGGGGAATGGGCCTGCCAAATGTTACCAGATAAACGGCGGCCTTGGCAGTATTGGCTTTATCAGCGCGATGAGCGATCATTTTTGTTCCGAATGCAACCGGCTGCGCCTGACTGCCGATGGCAAGCTGCGGGGCTGCCTGTTCGGCAAACAGGAAATTAATTTGAAAATGGCTCTGCAAAACGGGGCCAGTGATGAGAAACTTGCCCACCTGTTCAGCAAAGCAATCAGGGAAAAGCCGCGCTGTCATCATATGTCTGAAGGCTGGGGCGCCGATAATAAACGCAAGATGTATCAAATAGGGGGATGA